The following DNA comes from Anaerostipes rhamnosivorans.
GCGGACCTTCCCAATATCATGTAACAGTCCTGCCACAGCCAGGTCATAACAGACCGCTTCGCTAAGGCCCAGTTCCTTTCCCACACTGTATGCAAGATTGCTGACAACGATCCCGTGTTCAATAGCATCATCTAAGGTAACCTGGATTGGAGTCTCCACATCCCGGGATTCATATTTCATTGGCATAATGCAACACCACCTAACACATACTTTTTAGTAATTTATCTTTCCGTAAAATCATCTCGCCGATCCGTTCTGTATACTGTCTGACATCCTTTAAATTTTCCACTCTCTGGACATTCTTTCCAGGGCCTAAAAACTTAGACGAGGCGCCAGCTCCCACTGCAACGATATCGTGCAGTTCCTCCATAATCAGTATATTATAAAGGCATTCTTTTTCTTCCAAAGAAAAGCCGATATTTTCAAAATTTCCGGGAATATTTTTCTGCCTGTACATGTAGTACGGCTCCATCTCCATGGAAAAGCATGCATCCTGTGCATACTGGATCATCTGCTCATCGGCACCGAAGGAGTACTGCTCCCTCATCTGGTTTAACGGCGCACTTCTTTTGATCGCCAGGGCATGGACTGTAATACTGTCGGGCATTAGCTGCTTTAGCGCCCCAAAGGTCGTTTCAAGTTCTTTTATTCCCTCCCCCGGTAATCCACAGATGGTATCCATATTAATATTGTCAAATCCTAACTTTCTGGCTGTCTCAAAGCTGTCCGCCACATCCTGCGCCGTATGGTTTCTTCCAATCCTCTTTAAGGTATCATTGTTCATAGTCTGGGGATTGATACTGATCCTGGTGACTCCGTTCTCTGCTAGGACAACAAGCTTCTCCGGCGTAATGCTGTCCGGCCTTCCGGCTTCCACCGTGATCTCACGGATCCTGTTAAAATCAAAACACTGCCTCAGTTCTCCGAACAGAGATCCCAGCTGTTTTGGTGAAAGAGTGGTAGGGGTTCCGCCTCCCACATACAAGCTGACCACCTGCCTGTCCTTGTACTGGTCTCCCACATAGCGGATCTCCTTAAGCAAGGCATCCAGATACTGGTCTACATACTCCTTGTACGCAGAAATAGGGTATGAGGTAAAGGAACAGTACAGACAGGTACTGGGACAGAACGGGATCCCCACATACAGACTGTACCCTTTCCCGTAAGCGATATCCTTCAGCAGTTGTGTCTCCTTTAAACCCACAGTGACACAGAGCTCCGCCTTTTCTTGGCTGACCAGATACTGTTTCCGAAGCTTAGCTTCCATCTCTTCTCTGCTCTTTCCTAAAGCACAGTCCTCAAACACAAGCTTCGTAGGGCGGATGCCGTTTAAAGTTCCCCACGGCAGTTTTTTGTTCAGATGGCGGGAAAGAAGCCGGTACAGTGCCGCTTTCAGCTTATTCTTGAATTGCTTTTTATCCCTGCAGTTTCCCTTAACTTTTTCTGAAAGAACCGTCTCTCCGGCACAAAGCTCCAGGAGAGTTTCCTCCTGTGCGTAGAACACTCTGCATATAAAATCATAGATAGAATTGTCAACTTCTTCGGAAGACAATTCTATCTTTTCTCCAATGCAGAACGCCAGGATCAGGCTTCTGATATCATATTCATACAGGGTTTCATTCTGGATCAGTCCGATCATGGCTTTACAAGAAACGGATTAGTGCGTTTTTCCAGCCCAATGGTCGTGCTGTTCATGTGGCCTGGATAAACTTCTGTGTCATCCGGCAAAACAAACAGCTTTTCCCGGATACCGGACAGCAGTGCTTCCGTATCCCCTGTAGGAAAATCTGTCCTCCCAATGCTCTGGCGAAACAGGGTATCCCCAGCGATCAGCCATCCCTGTTCTCTGAAATAATAGCAGACCCCGCCTTTTGTGTGGCCCGGCACATGGATGCATGTGATCTCGGTTTCCAGGAGATTTAACACCTGTCCGTCCCTTATAATATGATCTGCTTCCATGGAAATGGGCTCCCCAAACATGGAAGTCAGATTCAATGAGGGCTCCCTGAGCACATCTACCTCGTCCTCATGCAGGTAAACCGGCAGTCCCGGTTTTTGTTCCTGTAAATACGGCAGTGCCATCACATGGTCAAAATGTCCGTGTGTCAAAAGCACCGCCGAAAGCTTAAACCCTTCCTTGTTCAGCATCTCCATAACACGGAAGCCTTCATCTCCCGGATCAAATACAAGCGCCTCTTTTGTCTGACGGTTGCCGACAATATAACAGTTGGTCTGCATTTGTCCAAGGCTCGCTCCCAGTAAAATAATATTATCATTCATAGCTGCCAAACTATCCTACCTTTCTCTCTATATCTACCACACCTTCAATGTTTCTAATCCTTGCGATCACTTGGTTGAGCTGGGCGACGCCATTGATGTCAAATGACATACTGAGCGTAGCCCTGCCCTTTTTAGAATTTGAAACGTTCATGGTCAAAATATCAATGTCCAGTTCCAAAAAAACCTTGGAGACATCCGCCAGCATTCCCTTGCGATTGTTGGCGTAAATAGAAATCTCCGTCGTATAAGTCTGCCCGGAGCCCTCGGAGCCTTCCTGCCATTCGGCCTCAATCAGCCGTGACCGGTCTGTCTCTGACATACTCAGCAGATTGACGCAGTCTGTCCTGTGAATGGAGACTCCGCGTCCCCTGGTGACAAATCCCACGATCTCGTCCCCCGGCACAGGATTGCAGCATTTGGAAAACCGCACTGCCACATCATCCACACCTTTGACGACAATACCGCCCTTCTGCTTTTCTTCTGGACGGCGCTCCCGAACATGTTCTGACGCCTCTAACACCTGTTCATCGGTGACCTTCTGCTTCTGGTCCTTATTAAACTCTTCCACCAGCTTGTTGACGACCTGGCCCTCCTTCAGCCCGCCGTGCCCCACGGCGGCACAGACAGATTCCCAGTCCTTAAACCCGTATTTCAACTGTACCTTTTTAATATATTCCGGCTTTAAGTAATGTGGCAGTTCAATTCGTTTCCCCTTGCAGTACTTCTCCAGCATATCCTTGCCCTTGACAATGTTCTCTTCCTTAAACTGGGTTTTGAACCACTGATTAATCTTACTCTTAGCCTGCGTGGACTTGACGATGCCCAGCCAGTCCCTGCTGGGTCCCTTGGAATTTTGGGATGTGATCACTTCCACCCGGTCTCCGTTTTGCAGGTGATAGTCAAACGGCACTTGTCTTCCATTAACTCTGGCTCCCACCATGGTATTCCCC
Coding sequences within:
- the hemZ gene encoding coproporphyrinogen dehydrogenase HemZ, giving the protein MIGLIQNETLYEYDIRSLILAFCIGEKIELSSEEVDNSIYDFICRVFYAQEETLLELCAGETVLSEKVKGNCRDKKQFKNKLKAALYRLLSRHLNKKLPWGTLNGIRPTKLVFEDCALGKSREEMEAKLRKQYLVSQEKAELCVTVGLKETQLLKDIAYGKGYSLYVGIPFCPSTCLYCSFTSYPISAYKEYVDQYLDALLKEIRYVGDQYKDRQVVSLYVGGGTPTTLSPKQLGSLFGELRQCFDFNRIREITVEAGRPDSITPEKLVVLAENGVTRISINPQTMNNDTLKRIGRNHTAQDVADSFETARKLGFDNINMDTICGLPGEGIKELETTFGALKQLMPDSITVHALAIKRSAPLNQMREQYSFGADEQMIQYAQDACFSMEMEPYYMYRQKNIPGNFENIGFSLEEKECLYNILIMEELHDIVAVGAGASSKFLGPGKNVQRVENLKDVRQYTERIGEMILRKDKLLKSMC
- a CDS encoding MBL fold metallo-hydrolase; translation: MNDNIILLGASLGQMQTNCYIVGNRQTKEALVFDPGDEGFRVMEMLNKEGFKLSAVLLTHGHFDHVMALPYLQEQKPGLPVYLHEDEVDVLREPSLNLTSMFGEPISMEADHIIRDGQVLNLLETEITCIHVPGHTKGGVCYYFREQGWLIAGDTLFRQSIGRTDFPTGDTEALLSGIREKLFVLPDDTEVYPGHMNSTTIGLEKRTNPFLVKP